From the Betaproteobacteria bacterium genome, the window GATGCAGCCATTATTCAGGCCGGGGGTCTCGATCCATCGCTGGAATAGAGCGGCAAAAAATACCTAATTCGAGGGGCAGGGGCTAGGGGTGAGGGACTAGGGGCTAGGGAAGTGCGAAAGGAATCTCGAGCAACGCCGGAGAAGATTGACAGAAGACAAATCCGAATCGAAATTCTTGCCCTAGCCCCTAGCCCCTAGCCTGTCGCGTCGCCCGCAGCGCTACGCGAACGTATCCACCAGACCGCTGCCTCGACGCAGAGGACTGCCGAGGCGTGGCTGGATCGGAGGTTCCGGTGTCTGGCCGGCGCGTGCGTCCGATCGCGTGCTGCCGTGGGACGGCCGGCCGGAATCGCCCGATCCATCGGTGTTGCCCGCAGTTCGGGCATCGACCGTGGTGTTGCCCAGCGCGATGCCGTTCTCCAGCAGCATTTCCCGCAATCGCGGCAGCGCGGATTCGATCGCCTCGCGGGTGGCGGCGTGTGCGGCGCTGAATTGCACCGACGCGGACGCTTGCGCACCCTGGTCGCCGGTCAGCACGAGTGTGACCTCGATCGGCCCGAGATCCGGGGGATTCAGGCGGATTTCGGCAGATTGCACATTGTTCTTGGCCATCCATACAACGCGGCTGGAAAAGCCATCATCCCAGGTGGGCGAGCCAAACGGCTGGGCCAGTTGTTCCACGTGCGCCACAACGCTCGCAGTGTTCGCCGATTGCGATGGCGCCACCGCGTGACCCGGCGTGCTGCCCACCGTCGGCAGCTGGAAGGCGGGTTCCTGCCGGCGCTCCGAGAGTTCGGCCTTGAGAACTGGAACGGCTACGGGTTCGTGCGCGGCAGTTTTTGCGACCGTCACAGCGGACCCGGCGTCCGCGTCATGTCGGGCATCGGTTGCGCGCAGCGAGTTGGCCGTGTTTTGCATGTCGGCCTGCGGCATGCTCTTGCCGCCATCGCTGCGCACGCGGGCGGAAATTGCGCTGTCGCGAGCGATGACCGGCAATGTGGTGGAGTCGGTCGCCTTGGCCGGCGCGGTCGAGTCGACCGGTGCGAGTGAAGCGGGCATCGGTTGGAGGGCGATCTGTGCAGCGGTCAGTTGTTGCGGATGGAGATCGGCCTTACCGGCGGCGATGGCGTCGAGCAGCGCGGTGGGATCGCACGCGGGCGTGTCGCCACTGGCATTTTTTGTGATTTCGACCGGTTCGCATGCTTGTTCCGGACTCGTTGTGCGTCCGATCCCGGCGCCGAGAAGTCCGGCGAAATCGAGGTCGCCGGCGTCGGCATCCCCGGGATCTGCTGTCGCTGCGGGACCACCCGCAGAGTGGGTCGGGGAAGCCGTCCGTGCCGGATTCGCGATCATGAGTGTGTTCATGAAGTTTTTGCCTGTCGTTTTATCAGGAGGGTGTCTGGCGGCGTTGATGGCTGGCCGCGCTGCGTTCGTCCTGGTCGCGCTGTTCGCTCCTGGATTCGCGCTGCGCTTCGTCGCGCTGGTGACGTTCGTAGAGCACGTCGAAAGACTTCAGCTTGATGCGCGCCAGTTGCCATTCGTGCAGACCCGCCTGGCACTGGATACTGCATTTCGCCAGCATTTCCTTCTGCTGCGCGATGGCCTGGTCGAGCTTGCTTAAGAATTCGTGATAGTTGCGCCATTGTTCGTTACCGATGCCCGACTGGCTGGACCGCTCGAATCGAGACTGGTAGTCCTGTCGGCAGGTCTCCAGCATCTGCAGGGTTTCCGCGGCGGCGCGCTCCTTGGCGCGCAGTTCCGCAAGCGCGGCGGCGGCGGTATCCGCCTGCTTGCGCGTGAGATCCATCACGACTTCGAGTGGAAAACGCTTGGACATGTCGGCTCCTTTTTTCATTGACTCTTGCCGTCTGCGGCGGCGTTGTTGAACAGGCCATGGAGCTGCGTGATCGCGGTCGCAAGCGGCTCGCGGCTGCTCATGTCCTGGCGCAGGAATGCCTCCATGCGCGGCATCATCTCGATGGCCTGATCGAGCTGCGGGTCGCTGCCGGCCAGGTAAGCACCGACGTTGATCAGGTCCCGGCTGCGCTGATGGCGCGAGTAAAGCGATTTCAAGCGGCGACCATTTTCGAGTTGAGATTCGTCGACCAGCGAAGTCATCGCGCGGCTGATCGATGCTTCGACGTCGATGGCGGGGTAGTGTCCGGACTCGGCAAGTTGCCGTGAAAGCACGATGTGTCCGTCGAGAATGGCGCGCGCCGCCTCTCCGATCGGATCCGCCGGGTCGTCGCCTTCGGTCAGCACGGTATAGAACGCAGTGATCGATCCGCCGCCCGTGGTGCCGTTGCCGGCTCTTTCCACCAGCGCCGGCAGCTTGGCGAACACCGATGGCGGATAGCCTTTGGTCGCGGGAGGCTCGCCGATTGCCAGTGCGATCTCACGCTGGGCCATGGCGACACGCGTCAGCGAATCCATGATCAGCAGCACGTTCTTGCCCTGGTCGCGGAAGTATTCGGCCACCGCAGTGGCGTAAGCCGCGCCCTGCAATCTCATCAGCGGCGAAGTGTCTGCCGGCGTTGCGACGACCACCGAGCGCGCCATGCCCTCCGGGCCGAGAATCTTTTCGATGAATTCCTTTACTTCGCGGCCGCGCTCGCCGATCAGACCGACCACCGTCACGTCGGCGGTGGTGTAGCGGGCCATCATGCCGAGCAGGACGCTTTTGCCCACCCCGGAGCCTGCGAACAATCCCATGCGCTGTCCGCGGCCGACTGTCAGCAGGGCATTGATCGCGCGCA encodes:
- the fliI gene encoding flagellar protein export ATPase FliI, whose translation is MNAQAKPAPAGRTQRLTGFLADCRTRIDSSQPLAPSGYLTRAAGLVMEAVGLKLAVGSTCTLLLPNGNSVEAEVVGFSGDRLFLMPSQDVYGLTPGARVVPQEAPVATLRIGDKEMPRRRAADRGKHVPVGVELLGRVLDGAGKPLDRLPAPNTSQMQPLYSRPFNPLERAPIETPLDVGVRAINALLTVGRGQRMGLFAGSGVGKSVLLGMMARYTTADVTVVGLIGERGREVKEFIEKILGPEGMARSVVVATPADTSPLMRLQGAAYATAVAEYFRDQGKNVLLIMDSLTRVAMAQREIALAIGEPPATKGYPPSVFAKLPALVERAGNGTTGGGSITAFYTVLTEGDDPADPIGEAARAILDGHIVLSRQLAESGHYPAIDVEASISRAMTSLVDESQLENGRRLKSLYSRHQRSRDLINVGAYLAGSDPQLDQAIEMMPRMEAFLRQDMSSREPLATAITQLHGLFNNAAADGKSQ
- the fliJ gene encoding flagellar export protein FliJ — protein: MSKRFPLEVVMDLTRKQADTAAAALAELRAKERAAAETLQMLETCRQDYQSRFERSSQSGIGNEQWRNYHEFLSKLDQAIAQQKEMLAKCSIQCQAGLHEWQLARIKLKSFDVLYERHQRDEAQRESRSEQRDQDERSAASHQRRQTPS
- a CDS encoding flagellar hook-length control protein FliK translates to MNTLMIANPARTASPTHSAGGPAATADPGDADAGDLDFAGLLGAGIGRTTSPEQACEPVEITKNASGDTPACDPTALLDAIAAGKADLHPQQLTAAQIALQPMPASLAPVDSTAPAKATDSTTLPVIARDSAISARVRSDGGKSMPQADMQNTANSLRATDARHDADAGSAVTVAKTAAHEPVAVPVLKAELSERRQEPAFQLPTVGSTPGHAVAPSQSANTASVVAHVEQLAQPFGSPTWDDGFSSRVVWMAKNNVQSAEIRLNPPDLGPIEVTLVLTGDQGAQASASVQFSAAHAATREAIESALPRLREMLLENGIALGNTTVDARTAGNTDGSGDSGRPSHGSTRSDARAGQTPEPPIQPRLGSPLRRGSGLVDTFA